A genomic stretch from Theropithecus gelada isolate Dixy chromosome 2, Tgel_1.0, whole genome shotgun sequence includes:
- the ABHD10 gene encoding mycophenolic acid acyl-glucuronide esterase, mitochondrial isoform X2 encodes MAVARLAAVAAWVPYRSWGWAAAPVGPHRGLGALLALIPQRAPRWLPACRQKTSLSFLNRPDLPNLAYKKLKGKSPGIIFIPGYLSYMNGTKALAIEEFCKSLGHACIRFDYSGVGSSDGNSEESTLGKWRKDVLSIIDDLADGPQILVGSSLGGWLMLHAAIARPEKVVALIGVATAADTLVTKFNQLSVEDSGRKNCISLHSA; translated from the exons ATGGCGGTTGCGCGCTTGGCAGCGGTGGCGGCCTGGGTACCTTATcggagctggggctgggcagccGCCCCCGTCGGTCCCCACCGTGGCCTGGGCGCGCTGCTTGCACTGATACCTCAGCGGGCGCCACGGTGGCTCCCAG CTTGTAGACAAAAGACGTCACTCTCATTCCTTAATCGACCAGACCTTCCAAACCTGGCTTATAAGAAGCTAAAAGGCAAAAGTCCAGGAATTATCTTCATCCCTGGCTATCTTTCTTATATGAATGGTACAAAAGCATTGGCGATTGAGGAGTTTTGCAAATCTCTAGGTCACGCCTGCATAAG GTTTGATTACTCAGGAGTTGGAAGTTCAGATGGTAACTCGGAGGAAAGCACACTggggaaatggagaaaagatgTTCTTTCTATAATTGATGACCTAGCTGATGGGCCACAG attcttgTTGGATCGAGCCTTGGGGGGTGGCTTATGCTTCATGCTGCAATTGCACGACCAGAAAAGGTCGTGGCTCTTATTGGTGTAGCTACAGCTGCAGATACCTTAGTGACAAAGTTTAATCAGCTTTCTGTTGAG